Proteins found in one Eretmochelys imbricata isolate rEreImb1 chromosome 9, rEreImb1.hap1, whole genome shotgun sequence genomic segment:
- the ZC3H12B gene encoding putative ribonuclease ZC3H12B, producing the protein MTAWSMVEKLKMEKRHSKEERNVEQDSGDCSAESEEWTSSESEPEQPCFKNSCSNIQWREKDISTKPHRQLCRSPCLDRPSFSQSSILQDLKLEECTINLDKEYQAKMDFALKLGYAGDQIQAVLNKLGADALINDILAELVRLGNKGESEGQGGVSSGSGTLVPRGPCPKEMASPELSLEDEVVDNTDNLRPIVIDGSNVAMSHGNKEEFSCRGIQLAVEWFLEKGHKDITVFVPAWRKEQSRPDAPITDQEILRKLEKEKILVFTPSRRVQGRRVVCYDDRFIVKLAFDSDGIIVSNDNYRDLQNEKPEWKKFIEERLLMYSFVNDKFMPPDDPLGRHGPSLENFLRKRPVIPEHKKQPCPYGKKCTYGHKCKYYHPERANQPQRSVADELRISAKLSAVKTMSEGALAKCGTGSSISKGEINSEVKRIAPKRQSDPSIRSVAVEPEERLSVARKSEANSVPSLVSALSVPTIPPSKSHAVGALNTRSASSPVPGSSQFTHQKSSLEHMASVQYPPILVTNSHGTSVSYTDQYPKYESLGDHGYYSMLSDFSNLSISSMRNTEYYGADADQGMYSRNSSPCPDNRLSHTSNDSYSSYNDLYLGVADTRAEDNVKVHRLSSQNRLQPFSHGYHEALTRVQSYGTEEPKQLPRKQSVSHLALHVQHPVVGARSSCPGDYPVPQNVHPSATAQPSRALVMTRMDSISDSRLYESNPMRQRRPPLCREQHASWDPLPCAADTYAYHSYPLSNNLMQPCYEPVMVRSMPEKMEQLWRNPWIGVCGEPREQHIIPEHQYQTYKNLCNIFPAGIVLSVMEKNPHMTDAQQLAAMIVAKLRTGR; encoded by the exons ATGACGGCCTGGTCTATGGTGGAGAAGTTGAAAATGGAGAAGAGGCATTCCAAAGAAGAGAGGAATGTGGAACAGGATTCTGGGGACTGCAGTGCTGAATCTGAGGAATGGACAAGCTCAGAAAGTGAGCCTGAACAACCATGCTTCAAGAACAGCTGTAGCAATATTCAGTGGAGGGAAAAAGACATTTCTACTAAACCACATAGGCAACTCTGTCGCTCTCCTTGCCTGGATCGTCCAAGTTTCTCACAGAGCAGTATCCTTCAGGACTTGAAACTGGAAGAGTGTACAATAAACTTGGACAAGGAATATCAGGCTAAAATGGATTTTGCTTTAAAGCTTGGGTATGCTGGAGATCAGATCCAGGCAGTGCTGAACAAGTTGGGAGCAGATGCTCTAATCAATGATATTTTGGCAGAACTCGTGAGACTTGGCAACAAGGGAGAATCAGAGGGACAAGGCGGTGTCAGCAGCGGTAGTGGTACTCTGGTGCCCAGGGGTCCTTGCCCAAAGGAAATGGCCAGCCCTGAACTGTCACTTGAAGATGAAGTAGTGGATAACACTGACAACTTAAGACCAATTGTCATTGATGGAAGTAACGTGGCTATGAG CCATGGGAATAAAGAAGAATTTTCCTGTCGGGGGATTCAGCTAGCTGTTGAGTGGTTTCTGGAGAAAGGACACAAAGATATCACTGTATTTGTACCTGCGTGGAGAAAAGAGCAGTCTCGACCTGATGCACCAATTACAG ATCAAGAAATTTTACGTAAATTGGAGAAAGAAAAAATTCTTGTCTTCACCCCATCTCGGCGAGTTCAGGGAAGAAGGGTGGTCTGCTATGATGACCGGTTCATAGTAAAACTGGCTTTTGACTCAGATGGCATCATTGTATCAAATGACAATTATCGGGATCTTCAGAATGAAAAGCCAGAGTGGAAGAAATTCATAGAGGAACGCCTGCTAATGTATTCTTTTGTGAATGACAA atttATGCCTCCTGATGATCCTTTAGGACGTCATGGTCCAAGCCTTGAAAATTTCCTAAGAAAAAGGCCTGTTATTCCTGAACATAAAAAACAACCATGCCCTTACG GCAAAAAATGCACTTATGGACACAAATGTAAATATTACCATCCAGAACGCGCAAATCAGCCTCAGAGGTCAGTAGCAGATGAGCTTCGAATAAGTGCCAAATTGTCTGCTGTGAAAACTATGAGTGAGGGAGCTTTGGCCAAATGTGGCACAGGATCTTCCATTTCCAAAGgtgaaatcaattctgaagtgaAACGCATTGCCCCCAAACGCCAGTCAGACCCAAGCATTAGATCAGTTGCTGTGGAACCTGAGGAAAGGCTATCAGTAGCTCGGAAGTCAGAAGCCAACTCTGTCCCTTCTCTTGTTTCTGCATTAAGTGTACCAACAATCCCTCCTTCAAAAAGCCATGCTGTTGGTGCATTAAATACTCGTTCTGCAAGCAGCCCTGTACCAGGTTCATCGCAATTTACTCATCAAAAATCCTCACTAGAACACATGGCCAGTGTGCAGTATCCTCCCATACTGGTCACCAATAGCCATGGCACTTCTGTTAGCTATACAGACCAGTATCCCAAATACGAATCTTTAGGAGACCATGGCTACTATTCCATGCTCAGTGATTTctccaatttgagcataagcagtaTGCGTAACACAGAGTATTATGGAGCTGATGCAGACCAAGGGATGTACTCTAGAAATTCAAGCCCCTGTCCTGACAATCGCTTAAGCCATACAAGTAATGATTCTTATTCCTCTTACAATGATTTGTATCTGGGTGTAGCAGATACCAGAGCAGAAGACAATGTGAAGGTCCACAGACTTTCATCCCAAAATCGTCTTCAGCCTTTTTCCCATGGTTACCATGAAGCCTTAACTAGAGTTCAGAGTTATGGAACTGAAGAGCCTAAACAACTCCCTCGCAAACAGTCTGTTTCCCATTTAGCACTGCATGTCCAGCATCCAGTTGTTGGAGCACGGTCCAGTTGTCCAGGAGACTACCCAGTGCCTCAGAATGTTCATCCATCAGCCACTGCACAGCCAAGTCGTGCCTTGGTGATGACAAGAATGGACAGTATTTCTGACTCACGGCTTTATGAAAGTAACCCTATGCGGCAGAGAAGGCCACCCCTCTGTCGAGAACAGCATGCTAGTTGGGATCCATTACCATGTGCTGCTGATACTTACGCTTACCACTCCTATCCACTGAGCAACAATCTTATGCAACCATGTTATGAACCTGTAATGGTAAGAAGCATGCCTGAAAAGATGGAGCAACTGTGGAGGAATCCCTGGATTGGGGTATGTGGAGAGCCACGGGAACAGCATATTATTCCAGAACATCAGTATCAGACATACAAGAATCTCTGCAATATTTTCCCTGCTGGTATTGTCCTCTCGGTAATGGAGAAAAATCCCCATATGACAGACGCACAACAGCTGGCAGCTATGATTGTTGCCAAATTGAGAACAGGGCGTTAA